The Antedon mediterranea chromosome 7, ecAntMedi1.1, whole genome shotgun sequence genome has a segment encoding these proteins:
- the LOC140055662 gene encoding transcriptional activator protein Pur-alpha-like — MSDRDSTEADEQAQRGRSDLASKTVVIQSKRYHIDVKENRRGKFIKITEVSPIGKNRLKMSMSAAADFRSHLESFCEYYVKLPPSDPDNLPEDGMLKSEMVMKENRRYYLDLKENDRGRFLRVSQTTIRGPRSHIAIPAQGLVEFKNTLTKLLDEFGMDQETESQHDLPESQHFKIENKTFYFDMGSNYRGIYMRVSEVQPRNQYRTSITIPERGLQRFADIFSDYADKIKDMHDQEQDQQSGDQGGD; from the exons GATCAGACCTGGCTAGTAAGACGGTGGTTATACAGTCAAAGAGATACCACATTGATGTGAAAGAAAACAGAAGGGGAAAGTTTATCAAGATAACGGAG GTGAGTCCCATCGGAAAGAATCGACTGAAGATGTCGATGTCTGCTGCCGCTGATTTCCGAAGTCATCTTGAGTCCTTCTGTGAATACTACGTCAAGTTGCCGCCAAGTGACCCCGACAACTTACCGGAAGATGGCATGCTTAAGAGCGAAATGGTTATGAAGGAGAATAGACGATACTACCTTGATCTCAAAGAAAACGACAGAGGCCGCTTTTTACGA GTTTCTCAGACGACGATTCGTGGTCCTCGCAGTCATATAGCAATTCCTGCACAGGGTTTGGTGGAGTTCAAAAACACACTAACCAAACTACTGGACGAGTTCGGTATGGATCAAGAAACGG AGTCTCAACATGACCTTCCAGAAAGTCAACATttcaaaattgaaaataaaacgtTCTATTTTGACATGGGCAGCAACTATCGTGGAATCTACATGCGAGTTAGTGAAGTACAG CCAAGAAACCAGTACCGTACCTCGATCACAATTCCAGAGCGTGGTTTGCAGCGATTTGCAGACATCTTCAGCGATTACGCGGACAAGATAAAGGACATGCACGATCAGGAGCAAGACCAGCAGTCCGGGGACCAGGGAGGTGATTGA